In Candidatus Nitrosarchaeum limnium SFB1, the following proteins share a genomic window:
- a CDS encoding hypothetical protein (hypothetical protein Nmar_0724) yields MDLEKFRNDVYEVTDRLSKNLRESDLPKLNYVRQQLIEMYQKNLVKINHSVLELICASTLISRGHSVEVEKQISDILVCDIFAKKGDGTTIVEIETGFTPPDHAMDTIDYFTARIMSKIARYSKYCSKFSLATPVIGLIPIPKIFLIPPNARNESDVNKVKELCDRYYKNPPVTYSDILNAHLHSIYLINIDKGFAKELDPQGYVDLTDKLLRRSEVEY; encoded by the coding sequence ATGGATTTAGAAAAATTTCGCAATGATGTCTATGAAGTTACAGATAGATTATCTAAAAATTTACGTGAGAGTGATTTACCTAAACTCAATTATGTTCGTCAACAACTAATAGAAATGTATCAAAAAAATCTTGTTAAGATTAATCATTCCGTATTAGAACTGATTTGTGCATCAACTCTGATTTCTCGTGGGCATTCTGTTGAAGTTGAAAAGCAAATTTCTGATATTTTGGTGTGTGATATTTTTGCAAAAAAAGGTGATGGAACGACTATTGTTGAAATCGAAACTGGATTTACTCCACCTGATCATGCAATGGACACAATTGATTATTTCACTGCAAGAATAATGAGTAAAATTGCGAGATATAGTAAATATTGCTCAAAATTTTCTTTGGCAACTCCTGTTATTGGTCTTATACCAATACCCAAAATTTTCCTGATTCCTCCAAATGCAAGAAATGAATCTGATGTAAATAAAGTCAAGGAACTATGCGATAGATATTACAAGAATCCGCCGGTTACATACTCTGATATTTTAAACGCTCACCTTCATTCTATTTATCTAATAAATATCGATAAAGGGTTTGCAAAAGAACTTGATCCTCAAGGGTATGTGGATCTTACTGATAAACTCCTTCGTAGAAGCGAAGTGGAATACTGA
- a CDS encoding hypothetical protein (hypothetical protein Nmar_0723), with product MSNKIIFLGILSVFAIMLIPASDAVLWDLIIQTSVEYSTSLSGTPIISGIVTDHASKPIKDVTVSIRTGDGTSITSTDEEGKFTIELTNIKRITGNYIVNIIATTADGKTGITSTEFQIIGEFTKSSIIEEKLSTPEALKYLSAAPNQFDKDPIGFILFNHYQKLLKEYFDIENQKIPEYQRYLEEQQQMMNSYEEQATTINRFSGTYEEYLDGMEASIRTIVENQVNLTIKIFDEAKQIKNNILEKGGSEEDANLAYLEYILISKESLENFGVNNEESQNEITSNGEDITIQSKISGIKTIVSGNATMISITVDGIIAEYLIDENNNLQTNNLEN from the coding sequence ATGTCAAATAAGATCATATTTTTAGGAATTTTATCAGTTTTTGCAATTATGCTCATTCCAGCCTCAGATGCTGTTCTGTGGGATCTCATAATTCAGACTAGTGTGGAGTATTCAACGTCACTTTCAGGCACACCGATTATTTCAGGCATAGTAACAGACCATGCATCAAAACCGATCAAAGACGTCACAGTTAGCATTAGAACTGGAGATGGAACGTCAATTACAAGTACAGATGAGGAAGGAAAATTCACCATCGAATTGACAAACATCAAAAGAATTACTGGAAATTACATTGTCAACATTATTGCAACCACCGCTGATGGTAAGACAGGTATCACAAGTACCGAGTTTCAAATAATTGGAGAGTTTACTAAATCGTCAATAATAGAAGAAAAACTTTCAACCCCAGAGGCATTAAAATATCTTAGTGCAGCTCCAAATCAGTTTGATAAAGATCCAATAGGATTTATTTTATTTAATCATTATCAAAAATTATTAAAAGAATATTTTGATATAGAAAATCAAAAAATTCCGGAATATCAAAGATATCTCGAAGAGCAACAACAAATGATGAATTCATATGAAGAACAAGCAACAACAATAAACAGATTTTCAGGAACTTATGAAGAATATTTAGATGGAATGGAAGCATCAATTAGAACCATTGTTGAAAATCAGGTAAATCTAACAATAAAAATATTTGATGAGGCAAAACAAATCAAAAACAACATTCTTGAGAAAGGCGGATCAGAAGAAGATGCCAATCTAGCATATTTAGAATATATTTTGATTTCAAAAGAATCATTAGAGAATTTCGGAGTTAATAATGAAGAATCACAAAATGAAATAACATCTAATGGGGAAGACATAACTATTCAGTCAAAAATTTCTGGAATAAAAACAATAGTTAGTGGTAATGCAACAATGATCAGCATTACAGTTGATGGCATTATTGCAGAATATTTGATAGATGAAAATAATAATCTTCAAACAAATAATTTAGAAAATTAG
- a CDS encoding SNF2-related protein: MATSMENFGTLEYVLDKYSKIWCWKITGERAVSMISRLVPEAWYGENTEEVIIPDSVESVTQIKLIMDRYPLEILSKSAWQRKIVKTYTPKPALPPIKYNLHRAKAGEQFRGKLLNFQKEGLDFLLKSSGNALLADEMGLGKTVQTLSYVATEKQTFPVLVVAPLVTLNNWEREIAKFMKKKSRNGRIIESESSTATIIRTGKSKELPVTDFYIINYELLYKRLSDLSKLNIRTIVCDEVHNLRSKTTQKYKAVKKLAALPSISYRIGLSGTPIYNRGSEIWPIVDILKPGLLGSFKEFCEYFCYVNEKGKAIVLENKRASLRNELQKHVMLRRKKSDVLKELKDKVRYKEVIDADTDYYFDELGKIWTKLEAEQKDAESAFDKSASYQRAIQSERQIAGVAKLPHVINFVKNIMEIEESVVVFCHHKVIHKLLHEKLGEFSPVSIIGGQSDKMRQEAIDKFQKGESKLMIAGLRAGNVGINLTRAKYVIFAELDWSPAIHRQAEDRLHRIGQKNTVFAYYLIGNGTLDDHVANILVDKSYEIDSIMDETADTYENKDKAELILAQIHDKIKSK, translated from the coding sequence ATGGCGACATCGATGGAAAACTTTGGTACATTGGAGTACGTTTTAGACAAATACTCCAAAATCTGGTGCTGGAAGATTACTGGTGAGCGTGCAGTTAGCATGATTTCACGGTTGGTGCCTGAAGCCTGGTATGGTGAAAACACTGAGGAGGTAATAATCCCTGACAGTGTTGAGAGCGTTACTCAGATCAAATTGATAATGGATAGATACCCGCTTGAAATTTTATCTAAATCTGCATGGCAAAGAAAAATTGTAAAAACATATACTCCAAAACCTGCGCTTCCTCCGATTAAATATAATTTGCATCGTGCAAAGGCAGGAGAACAATTTAGGGGGAAATTACTGAATTTTCAAAAAGAGGGATTGGATTTCTTGTTAAAATCCTCTGGAAATGCATTACTTGCAGATGAAATGGGTCTTGGAAAAACCGTACAAACTTTATCTTATGTTGCAACTGAAAAACAAACTTTTCCTGTTTTGGTAGTAGCCCCTCTTGTAACTCTGAATAATTGGGAACGCGAAATTGCTAAATTTATGAAGAAAAAAAGTAGGAATGGAAGAATAATAGAATCTGAATCTTCAACTGCAACTATAATTAGAACCGGAAAATCAAAAGAACTTCCAGTAACTGATTTTTACATAATTAATTATGAACTGCTTTACAAACGTCTTTCTGATTTATCAAAGCTTAACATTCGAACTATTGTGTGTGATGAAGTGCATAATTTAAGATCAAAAACAACTCAAAAATACAAAGCAGTTAAAAAACTAGCTGCCCTTCCTTCTATTTCCTATAGGATAGGTCTTTCTGGCACTCCAATTTACAATCGTGGTTCTGAGATTTGGCCAATTGTTGATATTCTAAAACCTGGATTGCTTGGCAGCTTTAAGGAATTTTGTGAATACTTTTGTTATGTTAATGAAAAAGGAAAAGCGATAGTGCTTGAAAACAAGAGGGCGTCTCTTAGAAATGAATTGCAAAAACATGTTATGTTAAGACGAAAGAAATCTGATGTTCTCAAAGAGTTAAAAGATAAAGTTCGTTACAAAGAAGTAATTGATGCTGACACTGATTATTATTTTGATGAGTTAGGAAAGATCTGGACAAAATTAGAAGCAGAACAGAAAGACGCTGAGAGTGCATTTGACAAATCTGCCTCATATCAAAGAGCAATTCAAAGTGAACGGCAAATTGCAGGCGTTGCAAAATTACCGCATGTAATCAATTTTGTTAAAAACATTATGGAAATTGAAGAAAGCGTTGTAGTATTTTGTCATCATAAAGTTATTCATAAATTACTCCATGAAAAACTTGGTGAGTTTTCTCCCGTTTCAATTATTGGTGGTCAATCAGATAAAATGCGTCAAGAGGCAATAGACAAATTCCAAAAAGGTGAATCTAAATTGATGATAGCTGGTTTGAGGGCTGGTAACGTGGGTATTAATTTGACTAGAGCAAAATATGTTATTTTTGCAGAATTAGATTGGAGTCCTGCGATTCATAGACAAGCCGAAGATAGACTGCACAGAATCGGTCAAAAGAATACTGTTTTTGCATATTATTTGATTGGTAATGGCACTTTGGATGATCATGTAGCAAACATCCTAGTCGATAAAAGCTACGAAATTGACTCCATCATGGATGAGACTGCAGATACATATGAAAATAAAGATAAAGCTGAATTGATTTTAGCTCAAATTCACGATAAAATAAAATCAAAATGA